In Candidatus Thermoplasmatota archaeon, the sequence GTTGTACCAACAACTTGTATTGTTCTACGCGATGCTTTTTCGCTTATTCTATAAATTCTCTCATCTTCTATTACCTGGTTGATTCTGCTTTTGAGCGCATAAAGCACTATCATCCCCATAACCACTGCAGCTATTGCTGTTATAGGTTCTCCCCCAATTGCAGACAATCCAATGACAAATCCCACAACTAATGTTATTACCAGCCCATATAGTATGAATTTTTTTCTTTCCATAGAACCACTTTTATGTATATTAGACCTTTTGCGTAATTGTAAAACAAGAATAACTACTCTCTTTTAACCTCCCGATTTACTATTTTTTACTCTGGTTGTATGGTAAAATTCACTAGACCACAGACGATAGACGTCATACGATCGTAT encodes:
- a CDS encoding DUF2178 domain-containing protein, translating into MERKKFILYGLVITLVVGFVIGLSAIGGEPITAIAAVVMGMIVLYALKSRINQVIEDERIYRISEKASRRTIQVVGTTMGLLGLALIGLSKSGYLKLTDVGSSLAYFASVLIIVYLIFYSYYSRKLGE